Proteins from one Dromiciops gliroides isolate mDroGli1 chromosome 6, mDroGli1.pri, whole genome shotgun sequence genomic window:
- the LOC122731844 gene encoding olfactory receptor 1052-like, protein MTPGEIALASGNFTPVTQFILLGFSEYADLQTLFFFIFLLIYTMTVLGNTGMMALIYTDPRLHSPMYFFLSILSLLDICYSSVVTPKLLVNFLATDKSISFTGCVVQLTFFVIHVTTESFLLAAMAYDRFMAICQPLHYASVMTKATCLQLVAASYAFGGVNSIIQTGNVFVLPFCGPNEVTHYFCDIPPLLRLACADTATAGNILYVFSALVTLLPAAVILISYGLVLAAIGRMRSAAGREKALSTCASHFLAIAIFYGTVVFTYVQPHGSDSGTDGQIVSVFYTIIIPMLNPFIYSLRNKEVKDALRRRLQTNVFPH, encoded by the coding sequence ATGACTCCTGGAGAGATAGCTCTTGCCAGTGGCAACTTTACCCCAGTAACTCAGTTCATCTTGTTGGGCTTCTCTGAGTACGCAGACCTGCAGACGctgtttttcttcatctttctgtTGATCTACACCATGACGGTGCTGGGCAACACAGGCATGATGGCCCTGATCTACACGGACCCCCGTCTTCATAGTcccatgtacttcttcctcaGCATCCTCTCTCTCCTTGACATTTGCTACTCCTCTGTGGTTACACCCAAACTCCTGGTTAACTTTTTAGCCACTGACAAATCCATCTCGTTCACTGGTTGTGTGGTTCAGCTGACCTTCTTTGTGATACATGTGACAACCGAGAGCTTCCTTCTGGCAGCCATGGCCTATGACCGCTTCATGGCCATCTGCCAGCCCCTCCATTATGCTTCTGTCATGACAAAGGCGACCTGCCTTCAGCTGGTAGCTGCCTCCTATGCGTTTGGTGGGGTCAATTCCATCATCCAGACTGGAAATGTTTTTGTCTTGCCCTTTTGTGGACCCAATGAAGTCACCCACTACTTCTGTGATATTCCGCCACTACTCCGCCTGGCATGTGCCGACACTGCCACAGCGGGCAACATCCTCTATGTTTTCTCTGCCTTGGTTACCCTTCTGCCTGCCGCAGTCATTCTCATCTCCTATGGCCTGGTCCTGGCAGCCATTGGGCGCATGCGCTCAGCTGCTGGAAGGGAAAAGGCCCTCTCTACCTGCGCTTCCCATTTTCTGGCCATTGCCATTTTCTATGGCACCGTGGTCTTCACATACGTCCAGCCCCATGGAAGTGACAGTGGCACCGATGGCCAGATAGTCTCAGTTTTCTACACTATCATCATCCCCATGCTTAACCCTTTCATTTATAGCCTCCGCAATAAGGAGGTAAAGGATGCACTGCGTAGGAGGCTCCAGACTAATGTCTTCCCCCACTAA